Proteins from a genomic interval of Acomys russatus chromosome 19, mAcoRus1.1, whole genome shotgun sequence:
- the Nkpd1 gene encoding NTPase KAP family P-loop domain-containing protein 1 isoform X1, with protein MQKNYTAHFTKSARPPNERYFWDPELGHQKGCCRQWYQDQVATRAHGPCQLSPQAHWQQAYCSHRGCSSCRRCPQPFIVQRQRRQQQQQQQQQQRQPSPLPPSPLRQRLCPVRGAQKGPPAIAAAHTGPASAAPQPATSSPTAVAVEASHGPALPSAAGALLEPSEPTEARPLPAPAACGSFTAYGADILTEDDVYCSCLAKTLCHVPVPVTVGFYAPFGCRLHLMLDKIMTLMQQEAAQRESEELQRVQWRPRSVRGWGVPQLLWYLVFLQPMITELHLRRRNVRFLFIRFSAWQYAGTDKLWAGLVTTLCEGIRHHYGALPFSVYSVLGNKPGGPREGHCLREWHCRRRVCLALLALLAALCLGVGLLYLSLGGHAPGHAGRGMLKALGGAATTLSGSGLLMAVYSVGKHLFVSQRKKIERLVSREKFGSQLGFMCEVKKEVELLTDFLCFLEIYQRRRLRVVLEVTGLDTCYPERVVGVLNAINTLLSDSHAPFIFILVVDPSILAACLESAGNMKGTADNGYLFLNRTVTLPFSVPVMGRRTKLQFLHDAVRSRDDLLFRELTFKLQSQSLGGSGSGSGEGTQLLAVETQADAERTQGQVDAEAARRIQEALSCLHDERDCLYEYVPDNVVSMRRIVNTVPITVRLLQQQQHQQPDRVGPTPRHAVAWVVLANQWPCRLSWVLQCLEDRQQAGGAPEGRARLWDVFCDNSSELHTMTKALQNVLDLDGDPELFERFLGTDFPFTVAEAQSLLRCTVNLDHSIRRRMGLIRAVSALKPPTPPKSPSREDPKASPKEGASQEGHGSGHSREAHHPRDRTHGGKPRQATQVL; from the exons ATGCAGAAAAACTACACCGCCCACTTCACCAAGAGTGCCCGGCCCCCGAACGAACGATATTTTTGGGATCCTGAATTGGGGCACCAAAAAG gatGCTGTCGTCAGTGGTACCAGGACCAGGTGGCCACTCGTGCCCATGGGCCCTGTCAGCTGTCCCCACAGGCTCACTGGCAGCAGGCCTACTGCAGCCACAGGGGTTGCAGCAGCTGTCGCCGGTGTCCCCAACCCTTCATTGTGCAGCgacagcggcggcagcagcagcagcagcagcaacagcagcagcgacaaccctcacccctccctcccagccccctgAGGCAGCGGCTCTGCCCAGTTCGCGGGGCCCAGAAGGGCCCACCCGCGATCGCCGCTGCCCACACGGGACCAGCCAGCGCCGCCCCCCAGCCCGCCACCTCCTCACCCACCGCAGTAGCAGTCGAGGCCAGCCACGGCCCAGCCCTGCCCTCTGCAGCCGGCGCCCTCCTGGAGCCCAGCGAGCCCACCGAGGCGCGGCCCCTGCCTGCGCCCGCCGCCTGCGGCTCCTTCACCGCCTACGGCGCCG ACATCCTGACGGAGGATGATGTCTACTGCAGCTGTCTGGCTAAAACTCTGTGTCACGTGCCTGTCCCCGTGACCGTGGGTTTCTACGCCCCCTTTGGCTGCCGTCTTCACCTGATGCTGGACAAAATCATGA cgTTGATGCAGCAGGAGGCCGCGCAGCGCGAGAGCGAGGAGCTGCAGCGCGTGCAGTGGCGGCCTCGGAGCGTGCGCGGCTGGGGCGTCCCGCAGCTGCTGTGGTACCTGGTGTTTCTGCAGCCGATGATCACCGAACTGCACCTGCGTCGCAGGAACGTGCGCTTCCTCTTCATCCGCTTCAGCGCCTGGCAGTACGCGGGCACGGACAAGCTGTGGGCGGGGCTGGTGACCACCCTGTGCGAGGGCATCCGCCACCACTACGGCGCGCTGCCTTTCAGCGTGTACTCGGTGCTGGGCAACAAGCCCGGTGGCCCGCGCGAAGGCCACTGCCTACGCGAGTGGCATTGCCGACGCCGCGTGTGCCTGGCGCTGCTGGCGCTGCTGGCCGCGCTGTGCCTGGGCGTGGGGCTGCTGTACCTGTCACTGGGAGGCCACGCGCCGGGCCACGCGGGTCGTGGCATGCTCAAGGCGCTGGGCGGCGCGGCCACCACGTTGTCGGGCTCCGGGCTGCTCATGGCCGTGTACTCCGTGGGCAAACACCTGTTCGTGAGCCAGCGCAAGAAGATCGAGCGCCTGGTGTCGCGTGAGAAGTTCGGCAGCCAGCTGGGCTTCATGTGCGAGGTGAAGAAGGAGGTGGAGCTGCTCACAGACTTCCTATGCTTCCTGGAGATCTATCAGCGACGCCGGCTGCGCGTGGTCCTCGAGGTCACCGGGCTGGACACGTGCTACCCGGAGCGCGTGGTGGGAGTCCTGAACGCCATCAACACCCTGCTGTCCGACAGCCACGCGCCCTTCATCTTCATCCTGGTGGTGGATCCCAGCATCCTGGCCGCGTGCCTGGAGAGCGCGGGCAACATGAAGGGCACGGCGGACAACGGCTACCTGTTCCTCAACCGCACGGTCACGCTGCCCTTCTCGGTGCCGGTCATGGGCCGTCGCACCAAGTTACAGTTCCTGCATGACGCGGTGCGCAGCCGCGACGACCTGCTTTTCCGAGAGCTGACGTTCAAGCTGCAGTCGCAGAGCCTCGggggctcaggctcaggctcggGAGAGGGGACGCAGCTGCTGGCGGTGGAGACGCAGGCGGACGCGGAGCGCACGCAGGGCCAAGTGGACGCGGAGGCGGCGCGGCGCATCCAAGAGGCGCTGAGCTGTCTGCACGACGAGCGCGACTGCCTGTATGAGTATGTGCCCGACAACGTGGTGTCCATGAGACGCATCGTCAACACGGTGCCCATCACGGTGCGCCTGttgcaacagcagcagcaccagcagcccGACCGCGTGGGACCCACGCCGCGCCACGCAGTGGCTTGGGTCGTGCTCGCCAACCAGTGGCCTTGTCGCCTCAGCTGGGTGCTGCAATGCCTAGAGGACAGGCAGCAGGCGGGGGGCGCGCCCGAGGGCCGCGCGCGTCTCTGGGACGTCTTCTGCGATAACAGTAGTGAACtgcacaccatgaccaaggcctTACAGAACGTACTGGACCTGGATGGCGACCCCGAGCTCTTTGAGCGCTTTCTGGGCACTGATTTCCCCTTCACCGTGGCGGAGGCGCAGAGTTTGCTGCGCTGCACTGTCAACCTGGACCATTCCATTCGCCGCCGCATGGGCCTCATCCGGGCAGTCAGCGCGCTCAAGCCTCCCACCCCGCCCAAGTCCCCATCCCGGGAGGATCCCAAGGCTAGTCCCAAAGAAGGGGCATCCCAGGAGGGCCATGGATCAGGACATAGTAGAGAGGCGCATCATCCCCGGGACCGGACCCACGGGGGCAAGCCAAGGCAGGCGACCCAAGTCCTTTAA
- the Trappc6a gene encoding trafficking protein particle complex subunit 6A, producing the protein MADAVLFEFLHTEMVAELWAPDPDPGSVGKKKSLSVLEGLGFRVGQALAERLPRETLAFREELDALKFLCKDLWAAMFQKHMNGLRTNHQGTYVLQDNSFPLLVTMGSGAQYLEEAPKVNSRS; encoded by the exons ATGGCGGACGCGGTGCTGTTCGAGTTTCTGCACACCGAGATGGTGGCGGAGCTGTGGGCCCCGGACCCGGACCCTGGCTCAGTG ggaaagaagaaaagcctgTCGGTCCTGGAGGGCCTGGGCTTCCGCGTGGGCCAGGCTCTGGCTGAGAG GCTGCCCCGAGAGACGCTGGCCTTTAGGGAGGAGCTGGATGCCCTCAAGTTCCTGTGCAAAGACCTGTGGGCAGCCATGTTCCAAAAGCACATGAACGGACTCCGCACCAACCACCAG GGGACCTATGTGTTACAGGACAACAGTTTCCCCCTCCTTGTCACCATGGGCTCAGGAGCGCAGTATCTAGAGGAAGCCCCCAAG GTAAATTCCAGGTCATAA
- the Nkpd1 gene encoding NTPase KAP family P-loop domain-containing protein 1 isoform X2, whose protein sequence is MQKNYTAHFTKSARPPNERYFWDPELGHQKDILTEDDVYCSCLAKTLCHVPVPVTVGFYAPFGCRLHLMLDKIMTLMQQEAAQRESEELQRVQWRPRSVRGWGVPQLLWYLVFLQPMITELHLRRRNVRFLFIRFSAWQYAGTDKLWAGLVTTLCEGIRHHYGALPFSVYSVLGNKPGGPREGHCLREWHCRRRVCLALLALLAALCLGVGLLYLSLGGHAPGHAGRGMLKALGGAATTLSGSGLLMAVYSVGKHLFVSQRKKIERLVSREKFGSQLGFMCEVKKEVELLTDFLCFLEIYQRRRLRVVLEVTGLDTCYPERVVGVLNAINTLLSDSHAPFIFILVVDPSILAACLESAGNMKGTADNGYLFLNRTVTLPFSVPVMGRRTKLQFLHDAVRSRDDLLFRELTFKLQSQSLGGSGSGSGEGTQLLAVETQADAERTQGQVDAEAARRIQEALSCLHDERDCLYEYVPDNVVSMRRIVNTVPITVRLLQQQQHQQPDRVGPTPRHAVAWVVLANQWPCRLSWVLQCLEDRQQAGGAPEGRARLWDVFCDNSSELHTMTKALQNVLDLDGDPELFERFLGTDFPFTVAEAQSLLRCTVNLDHSIRRRMGLIRAVSALKPPTPPKSPSREDPKASPKEGASQEGHGSGHSREAHHPRDRTHGGKPRQATQVL, encoded by the exons ATGCAGAAAAACTACACCGCCCACTTCACCAAGAGTGCCCGGCCCCCGAACGAACGATATTTTTGGGATCCTGAATTGGGGCACCAAAAAG ACATCCTGACGGAGGATGATGTCTACTGCAGCTGTCTGGCTAAAACTCTGTGTCACGTGCCTGTCCCCGTGACCGTGGGTTTCTACGCCCCCTTTGGCTGCCGTCTTCACCTGATGCTGGACAAAATCATGA cgTTGATGCAGCAGGAGGCCGCGCAGCGCGAGAGCGAGGAGCTGCAGCGCGTGCAGTGGCGGCCTCGGAGCGTGCGCGGCTGGGGCGTCCCGCAGCTGCTGTGGTACCTGGTGTTTCTGCAGCCGATGATCACCGAACTGCACCTGCGTCGCAGGAACGTGCGCTTCCTCTTCATCCGCTTCAGCGCCTGGCAGTACGCGGGCACGGACAAGCTGTGGGCGGGGCTGGTGACCACCCTGTGCGAGGGCATCCGCCACCACTACGGCGCGCTGCCTTTCAGCGTGTACTCGGTGCTGGGCAACAAGCCCGGTGGCCCGCGCGAAGGCCACTGCCTACGCGAGTGGCATTGCCGACGCCGCGTGTGCCTGGCGCTGCTGGCGCTGCTGGCCGCGCTGTGCCTGGGCGTGGGGCTGCTGTACCTGTCACTGGGAGGCCACGCGCCGGGCCACGCGGGTCGTGGCATGCTCAAGGCGCTGGGCGGCGCGGCCACCACGTTGTCGGGCTCCGGGCTGCTCATGGCCGTGTACTCCGTGGGCAAACACCTGTTCGTGAGCCAGCGCAAGAAGATCGAGCGCCTGGTGTCGCGTGAGAAGTTCGGCAGCCAGCTGGGCTTCATGTGCGAGGTGAAGAAGGAGGTGGAGCTGCTCACAGACTTCCTATGCTTCCTGGAGATCTATCAGCGACGCCGGCTGCGCGTGGTCCTCGAGGTCACCGGGCTGGACACGTGCTACCCGGAGCGCGTGGTGGGAGTCCTGAACGCCATCAACACCCTGCTGTCCGACAGCCACGCGCCCTTCATCTTCATCCTGGTGGTGGATCCCAGCATCCTGGCCGCGTGCCTGGAGAGCGCGGGCAACATGAAGGGCACGGCGGACAACGGCTACCTGTTCCTCAACCGCACGGTCACGCTGCCCTTCTCGGTGCCGGTCATGGGCCGTCGCACCAAGTTACAGTTCCTGCATGACGCGGTGCGCAGCCGCGACGACCTGCTTTTCCGAGAGCTGACGTTCAAGCTGCAGTCGCAGAGCCTCGggggctcaggctcaggctcggGAGAGGGGACGCAGCTGCTGGCGGTGGAGACGCAGGCGGACGCGGAGCGCACGCAGGGCCAAGTGGACGCGGAGGCGGCGCGGCGCATCCAAGAGGCGCTGAGCTGTCTGCACGACGAGCGCGACTGCCTGTATGAGTATGTGCCCGACAACGTGGTGTCCATGAGACGCATCGTCAACACGGTGCCCATCACGGTGCGCCTGttgcaacagcagcagcaccagcagcccGACCGCGTGGGACCCACGCCGCGCCACGCAGTGGCTTGGGTCGTGCTCGCCAACCAGTGGCCTTGTCGCCTCAGCTGGGTGCTGCAATGCCTAGAGGACAGGCAGCAGGCGGGGGGCGCGCCCGAGGGCCGCGCGCGTCTCTGGGACGTCTTCTGCGATAACAGTAGTGAACtgcacaccatgaccaaggcctTACAGAACGTACTGGACCTGGATGGCGACCCCGAGCTCTTTGAGCGCTTTCTGGGCACTGATTTCCCCTTCACCGTGGCGGAGGCGCAGAGTTTGCTGCGCTGCACTGTCAACCTGGACCATTCCATTCGCCGCCGCATGGGCCTCATCCGGGCAGTCAGCGCGCTCAAGCCTCCCACCCCGCCCAAGTCCCCATCCCGGGAGGATCCCAAGGCTAGTCCCAAAGAAGGGGCATCCCAGGAGGGCCATGGATCAGGACATAGTAGAGAGGCGCATCATCCCCGGGACCGGACCCACGGGGGCAAGCCAAGGCAGGCGACCCAAGTCCTTTAA
- the Bloc1s3 gene encoding biogenesis of lysosome-related organelles complex 1 subunit 3 → MASIRGRRRRPGTVVPGEAAETDSELSASSSEEEELYLGPSGPTRGRPTGLRVAGEAAETDSEPEPEPTAAPGDLPPLVVQRDAVETWGSEEAPAVAPARSLLQLRLADSQTRLDHDVAAAVSGVYRRACRDVATLAGRLAAAQATGLAAAHSVRLARGDLCALAERLDIVAGCRLLPDIRGVPGVEPNPDPGPRA, encoded by the coding sequence ATGGCGTCGATCCGGGGTCGACGGCGGAGGCCGGGGACGGTGGTGCCGGGGGAGGCGGCGGAGACCGACTCGGAGCTGTCTGCATCCTCgtcggaggaggaggagctatACCTGGGTCCCTCGGGCCCGACGCGAGGCCGCCCCACGGGGTTGCGTGTAGCCGGGGAGGCGGCGGAGACCGACTCCGAGCCCGAGCCGGAGCCCACGGCCGCGCCGGGAGACCTGCCTCCGCTCGTGGTGCAGCGCGACGCGGTGGAGACCTGGGGCTCGGAGGAGGCCCCTGCCGTAGCGCCTGCGCGCTCGCTGCTGCAGCTCCGGCTAGCCGACAGCCAGACGCGCCTGGACCACGACGTGGCGGCCGCGGTGAGCGGCGTGTACCGCCGTGCGTGCCGCGACGTGGCCACCCTGGCGGGGAGGCTGGCGGCTGCCCAGGCCACGGGGCTGGCTGCCGCCCACAGCGTGCGCCTGGCGCGCGGGGACCTCTGCGCGCTCGCCGAGCGCCTGGACATCGTGGCTGGCTGTCGCCTGCTGCCGGACATACGAGGGGTGCCAGGCGTGGAGCCCAATCCGGACCCAGGACCGAGAGCCTAA